Within Nitrospirota bacterium, the genomic segment CCGCCAGCGCGTGCGTGGGGTTCACGCGCAGCGCAGCGGCGAACGCGCGGAGGGCTTGGTCCGGCTGCTTTAGTTTCAAGTAGACCTTGCCCTTGTTGTACTGAGCCAGATCCGGGGTCAGATACTGCGGGAAGCTCAGGGCTTTATCGAACTGCTGCAACGCCAGGTCGCTTTTGCCCTGCTCGTCATACACCTTGCCGAGGTAGTTCCAAGCCTCCGCGTAGCGAGGGTCCAACTTGAGCACGCGCCTGAACTCGCTCGCCGCCTTGTCGTAGTTGCCTTGGACAAAATAGATATGGCCCAGCGCGTAGTGGGTGTCCCGGTCTTTGGGGTTGAGCTCCGCAGCCTTCTGGAACTCGACGTACGCCGGTTGGATCTGCTGGTCGATCAAGTACGAGTACCCCATTTTGTAGTGCGCATCGGCCCTGCGAATGTCCCCTTTATTGGCGCAGCCTGAGAGGAGTATAGCAGACGCCACGGCCCACCCGGCCGCACGCCACGGTGCGGACGATTGACGCCGCCGTGCTTGGTCGTTTCCGTGCACCTGGAGGTCCTCCTTAGGGTTCGATGTCTTCGAAAAACGTGAGGTGCTTGAACTCTCGGTACCGCTGTTGAATTTCGAGTCGGGTGAGCGTCCGGAACCGATCGAGGCTGAACGCTTCTACGCAAAACGACGCCAGCACGCTCCCGAAAATCACGGCCTTGCACAAATTGGCGTGATCCAGGGACGGGTGTTTGGCCAGATGCCCCAAAAACCCCCCGGCAAAGCTGTCGCCGGCGCCGGTCGGGTCAAATACGTGCTCGAGGGGGAACGCGGGCGCGGCAAAGACCTTCGACCCGGAGAACAAGAGCGCCCCGTACTCCCCGCGCTTGATGATCACCGTGCTCGGCCCCATGCCCATGATCGCGCGGCTGGCCTTGACCAGATTGACTTCACCGGCCAACTGTCGGGCCTCGCCATCATTGACGATGAGAATGTCCACCTCGCGCAGCGTACGCTTCAGCTCCGCCTGTTTGCCCTCGATCCAGAAGTTCATGGTGTCGCACGCGACGATCTTGGGGCGCGTCACCTGTCCGAGCACGTCCCGTTGCAACGCCGGGTCGATGTTGGCCAGGAACACCAGCGAGGGCTGGCGATACCGGTCCGGGACCTGCGGGGCGAAGCGTTCGAACACATTGAGCTGCGTCTCGAGGGTCTTGGCTTCGTTGAGCTGGTAGCTGTATTCGCCGCGCCATCGAAAGGTCTTGCCCTTGCTGGTTTCCACCCCGCCGACATCGACGCCTCGGCTTCGCAGAAACTCCAGGTGGGCCTCGGGGAAATCCTCCCCCACGGTCGCGACAACGTTGACCGCCGTGAAATACGACGCCGAGACCGAGAAATACGTGGCGGACCCGCCCAACACCTCGTCCGCTTTCCCGAACGGCGTCTTGACCGAATCCAAGGCCACCGACCCCACGACCAATAAACTCATACCCCGCACTCCTTCCCCGTGGCTTGCGTCTCGCTCGAACGCGGCAGCAGGCTGACCAGGTTGGTCGCAGCCATTGCCAGGACGTCCTGCAGTCTGATCTCTTCGCTGACGGTTTCTTCGACCACCTCGGTTCCACCCTCCCCCGTCCAGACGAGGTCCCCGCACCGACTGTCCCACACGTCGCCGCGAAGGCGGATGCGCTGCACGCGCTCCGTGGCGCGCTTGGAGGCAGGAAGGCCCGGTGTGACCGCCGCGGTTGCGGGATCCGACACAGCCCGCGTGGTCCGTTCGTACTGCACGATCCTGGTCAAGAAAAAGTACCGGACACCTTCCGCCGCGGCAAACCGCCGCAACAGCCCCGCGTCGATCGTTCCATGCTGTTCATAGTCCCGCATGAGGCGCGTCAAGTCCCCGCTCATGCCCACCTCACGCGCGCGGGCCGCGGCGTCGCTGCGTGGGATCACGCGGATCCGCGACAGGTGATTGGAGGCCGCCTGGTCGAGCACGAACCCCACGTCCTCTCGGATCCCCTCCGGCGCGACCGCGGACGTCACCCCGAGCAGCGCAATGCCCCCGCTTTTCAGACGCGCCCCGTCGAAGTGGGCCGCGCGAAACAGTTGGGTCTCGTCGTGCGCAATCGACGGGCCGAGCGGCGCGGCGCAACCGCCGGCTGCCAATACGCTGACCATCACGCCGATGAGACGGGCGGTCACCGCGTTCGACCGCCGAGGAGGAGGGAAAGCCTCGCTTTTTCTCGAGCGGACATGGCGTCCGGCCGGGTGATAATCGCGTACCGGAGCGCCTCCCCGCAGCGGCAGCCCCGCGTCGCCGAAGCCAGCGTGGGGACCACGGCGGCTAATACGCGTTTGGCCTTGATCACGTTGTCTTGCAGGATTTTGATCACCGCCTCGACCGTGACCGGCGACTCCTCGTGGTGCCAACAATCGTAGTCGGTCACCAGCGCCAACGTTGCGTAGCACAGCTCAGCCTCGCGCGCGAGTTTGGCCTCGGTGGCGTTGGTCATCCCGATCACGTCCACGCCCCACTGCCGATAGATCAGCGATTCTCCGCGGCTGGAGAACTGCGGGCCCTCCATACACAGGTACGTCCCGCGCTCGTGGGAGGTCAACCCCAGGCGATGGCAGGCCCCCGCGAGTGCGGTGGTGAGTTCGGAGCAGACCGGGTCCGCGAATGCCACGTGCGCCACGATGCCGCCGTCGAAAAACGTGGAGACGCGGTGTTTGGTATGGTCGTAGAACTGATCGGGAATCAAGATCTCGCCGGGATGCACCGACTCTTTCATGCTGCCCACGGCGCTGACGGACAAAATACGTTCCACCCCCAGTTGCTTCATCGCATGGATATTGGCGCGATAGGGAATGCGGCTCGGGGAGTGGCGATGGCCCCTCCCGTGGCGCGCAAGAAACGCCACGTCGACTCCGTCGAGCGACCCCACGGTGATGGCGTCGGAGGGGATGCCGAACGGCGTCCGCACCCGAACCCTCTGTTGCGCCTTGAACCCCTCCATTTCGTACAACCCGCTGCCGCCGATAATCCCGATCCGCGCCCGTGGAGCGCCCTTGCGCTTACCCGACCTCACCATCCCTCTCTCCGCTTCGCTGTGACCCCGACCGCGTCGTCGAGGCGCGCGACGACGCGGGTGACCACCTCGTCCACCCTCGCGTCATCCTTGACGTCCACCCACCGGACCGCGGGATCGGCGGCAAACCAGGTGATCTGCCGTTTCGCGTACCGCCGCGTGTCGCGTTTGGTCAATCGAATCGCTTCGCTCAGATCGTACGCCCCTCCCAGCGCGCCGACGATCTGCCGATATCCCACCGCGCGCAGGCCTGGTGCGTCGCTTCCATACCCGCGCCGCATCAGTCCCGCGACCTCCTCCTCCAGTCCGGCTTCCACCATCCCGTCGACCCGCGCATCGATGCGTCGATAGAGGTCCTCGCGGTCGCGGCGCAAGCCCACGATCACCGCGTCGTAGCGAGGCGCGCGAAACCCGTGGGCTCGCTGCATCGCGGACAACGGCGTCCCGGTCAGCTCGAAGACTTCGATCGCGCGCAGCGCCTTGGGCAGATCGTTGGGATGGATCGCGGCCGCCGAAGCGGGATCCACGTCGCTCAACCGCCGATATACCGCACCGGGTTCGCAGCGCTCGCGCGCCAACCACGCGCTCCGCAGGTCGGGATCCGCGGTCGGGCCATCACACAGTCCCCACAAGAGCGCCCGGACGTAGAGCCCGGTCCCGCCGACCAAGAGGACGCGCGCACCGCGGGCGTGCAGCGCCGAGACACAGGCCGCTGCGTCGCGCGCATACCGCCCCGCGCTGTAGGCCTCGTCGGGGTCAACCAGGTCCAGCAGGTGGTGGGGCACCCGGCTCCGCTCGGCGACGCTGGGTTTGGCGGTTCCGATATCCAGACCGCGGTAGACCTGGCGCGAATCCGCGCACACGATCTCGGCGCCCAGCCGTTCCGCGAGGTCCAGCGCCACCTCGCTCTTCCCGACCCCGGTGGGGCCGACCAAACAGACGATCATCCCCTTCTCCCGAACGCCCGTTCCAAATCCTGGGGCGCGAATCGCAGCGAGACCGGGCGACCGTGTGGGCAGGTGGCGTTGCGCGGGGTCGCCACCAGGTCGCGGAGCAGCGCGACGGTGGTCTCGTCGTCCAATCGCTGATGGGCTTTCACCGCCGCGTGACACGCCGCCGTGGCCAGCAGCCGGTGGATCGGCTCACGCGATTCCATCGCGCCGTCCTCCGTCAAGGCTTCCACCATCTCGCGCACCAGGGTCCGCCACGCTACGCCGGCCAGAAGCGCCGGGACGGCCCGGACCACAAACGTGTTGGGGCCGAACGGCTCGATCTCGACGCCCGCCTCGCGGAGGACGTCGAGTCGCTCGCGGATCGTCAGGGCCTGATCCGGCGGATACTCGCACGTTTCCGCAAGCAACAGCGGCTGGCTCGCGGTCGCTCCCCCTGCGTGCTCGGCCACCAGGCGTTCGTACAGCACCCGCTCGTGCGCCGCGTGTTGGTCGATGACGCGCAGTTCGCCGTCCACTTCCGCCACCAGATAGGTCCGGTCATATTGACCGAAGTACCGAAACAACGGACCCAGCTCGAGGGAGCGGGGGGGAGCGACCGTGCGGTACGTCGCGGCGGGTTCGCTGATCATCGGGTGCGTGGACGTCGCGTTGGGATCATCCAAGTCGACGCCAACTTCGACTTCGAGAGACCGGAGCCCCGCGGGAGCCGGAAGATCCGCCGCGGACAGCGCGTCCTGCAGCGCCGCGGTCAGGAGACGCGCCACGTCGTCGGGCCTGACAAATCGCACTTCGCGTTTGGACGGGTGGACGTTCACGTCGACTTCCGAGGGGGGCATGCGAAGGCACAACACCACAACGGGATGCCGTCCGGTCATCAGCCGCGTGGCATAGGCCTGATCCACCGCGCGAAGGAACACCGGATGGCGAACCGGACGGCCGTTCACGTACCACTCCTGACCCTTGCGCGTGGCGCGGTCGATGTCGGGGCGGGAACAGTATCCGACGACTTCGAGGGACCCTCGCGCGCCGCGAACCGGAATCAACCGCTCCCCCACGGCCTCGCGACCGTACACTTGGACGAGACGATCAGCCAGATCCTTCGCGGCCGGGTATTCCAGGACGCGCCGCCCTTCGTGGGTCAGGACAAACGACACCCCTGGATGCCCCAGCGCGTGCTGCTGCACCACCGCGCACACGTGGGACAACTCGGTGGCGGATGACTTGAGGAACTTGTGGCGAGCCGGCGTGTGCGCGAACAGATCGTGGACCGCGATCACTGTTCCGGATCGGGGGGCGCTGGGCGCGCGACGAATGACCCGCCCGCCGTCGAGCTCGATTTCGGCGCCTTCGGTTGCGCCTCGCGGCGCGCTGGCGGCCCGCACGCGCGCCACCGCGGCGATACTGGGCAGCGCCTCGCCGCGAAACCCGAGCGTGGTCAACCGATCGAGGTCGTCCAACGAGCCGATCTTGCTGGTCGCGTGTCGCTCGAACGCGAGGAGCAGATCGTCCGGCGTCATGCCCTCGCCGTCGTCGGACACGGTCAGGGACCACGACCCGGGGCACGCGGTCTCTACGTCGATCCGTCGAGCCCCGGCGTCGAGCGCGTTCTCGACCAACTCCTTGACCACCGACGCCGGCCGCTCCACCACCTCCCCCGCCGCAATGCAATCAATCAACGCATCAGGCAGCCGACGAATTCTCCCCGTTTCAGCGCCGGCGGTGGGCAACAGGTCCTCGAATGGGAAGGATGGCGACATTGATAATCGAGATAAGGGCGAGATCTTCAGTACGCATCCGACTCGACGAACGTCGAGTCGAGCCTATTGAGGAATCGGCCGGATGCAAGGCGGAGCGAGCACCGCACCGGTAGGGGCGTATTGCAATACGCCCCTACGAAACCGTGAGGAGCGGATGCGCAGCGA encodes:
- the mutL gene encoding DNA mismatch repair endonuclease MutL, which translates into the protein MSPSFPFEDLLPTAGAETGRIRRLPDALIDCIAAGEVVERPASVVKELVENALDAGARRIDVETACPGSWSLTVSDDGEGMTPDDLLLAFERHATSKIGSLDDLDRLTTLGFRGEALPSIAAVARVRAASAPRGATEGAEIELDGGRVIRRAPSAPRSGTVIAVHDLFAHTPARHKFLKSSATELSHVCAVVQQHALGHPGVSFVLTHEGRRVLEYPAAKDLADRLVQVYGREAVGERLIPVRGARGSLEVVGYCSRPDIDRATRKGQEWYVNGRPVRHPVFLRAVDQAYATRLMTGRHPVVVLCLRMPPSEVDVNVHPSKREVRFVRPDDVARLLTAALQDALSAADLPAPAGLRSLEVEVGVDLDDPNATSTHPMISEPAATYRTVAPPRSLELGPLFRYFGQYDRTYLVAEVDGELRVIDQHAAHERVLYERLVAEHAGGATASQPLLLAETCEYPPDQALTIRERLDVLREAGVEIEPFGPNTFVVRAVPALLAGVAWRTLVREMVEALTEDGAMESREPIHRLLATAACHAAVKAHQRLDDETTVALLRDLVATPRNATCPHGRPVSLRFAPQDLERAFGRRG
- the miaA gene encoding tRNA (adenosine(37)-N6)-dimethylallyltransferase MiaA produces the protein MIVCLVGPTGVGKSEVALDLAERLGAEIVCADSRQVYRGLDIGTAKPSVAERSRVPHHLLDLVDPDEAYSAGRYARDAAACVSALHARGARVLLVGGTGLYVRALLWGLCDGPTADPDLRSAWLARERCEPGAVYRRLSDVDPASAAAIHPNDLPKALRAIEVFELTGTPLSAMQRAHGFRAPRYDAVIVGLRRDREDLYRRIDARVDGMVEAGLEEEVAGLMRRGYGSDAPGLRAVGYRQIVGALGGAYDLSEAIRLTKRDTRRYAKRQITWFAADPAVRWVDVKDDARVDEVVTRVVARLDDAVGVTAKRREGW
- the mtnP gene encoding S-methyl-5'-thioadenosine phosphorylase, with the translated sequence MVRSGKRKGAPRARIGIIGGSGLYEMEGFKAQQRVRVRTPFGIPSDAITVGSLDGVDVAFLARHGRGHRHSPSRIPYRANIHAMKQLGVERILSVSAVGSMKESVHPGEILIPDQFYDHTKHRVSTFFDGGIVAHVAFADPVCSELTTALAGACHRLGLTSHERGTYLCMEGPQFSSRGESLIYRQWGVDVIGMTNATEAKLAREAELCYATLALVTDYDCWHHEESPVTVEAVIKILQDNVIKAKRVLAAVVPTLASATRGCRCGEALRYAIITRPDAMSAREKARLSLLLGGRTR
- a CDS encoding tetratricopeptide repeat protein, yielding MGYSYLIDQQIQPAYVEFQKAAELNPKDRDTHYALGHIYFVQGNYDKAASEFRRVLKLDPRYAEAWNYLGKVYDEQGKSDLALQQFDKALSFPQYLTPDLAQYNKGKVYLKLKQPDQALRAFAAALRVNPTHALAAFEAGRIYEEQGADREAIAAFEITVKQLPDFAEGHYHLAKSYARAEMPDKAKDSYRKVVELAPGSVWAEDANNYLARLRK
- a CDS encoding PfkB family carbohydrate kinase — its product is MSLLVVGSVALDSVKTPFGKADEVLGGSATYFSVSASYFTAVNVVATVGEDFPEAHLEFLRSRGVDVGGVETSKGKTFRWRGEYSYQLNEAKTLETQLNVFERFAPQVPDRYRQPSLVFLANIDPALQRDVLGQVTRPKIVACDTMNFWIEGKQAELKRTLREVDILIVNDGEARQLAGEVNLVKASRAIMGMGPSTVIIKRGEYGALLFSGSKVFAAPAFPLEHVFDPTGAGDSFAGGFLGHLAKHPSLDHANLCKAVIFGSVLASFCVEAFSLDRFRTLTRLEIQQRYREFKHLTFFEDIEP